One Fundulus heteroclitus isolate FHET01 chromosome 1, MU-UCD_Fhet_4.1, whole genome shotgun sequence genomic window carries:
- the LOC105935226 gene encoding lysophosphatidic acid receptor 6, translated as MNQTNCTDPDAEFQYYLFPTVYILALVVGLPGNLAALFFFTVRISPRTAFSVYISNLAVADILILCTLPFRIHYHLHGNNWVFGDFTCLVTGTLYFANIYMSICFMTCICVDRYMATVHPHTYLRMRSPKWSLVVSVVLWGFGGLAILIFILMGPLERRDVWRDDSMVQSCFENFASSEWKERLRTYSIVSLVFGSLLPSMVILVCYPLVANRISLIGTKTAKKAVRVIYTILAITLLCFLPNHVVYLLHLLQRLEIIQSCSARAFIYNARRVTMALVILNTCLDPMLYYMSTSHFRWEHLKRTWLWGIVSRRRGVYTISLT; from the coding sequence ATGAACCAGACAAACTGCACCGACCCTGACGCAGAGTTCCAGTACTACCTCTTCCCGACGGTCTACATCCTGGCGTTGGTCGTAGGCCTGCCGGGAAACCTGGCGGCGCTCTTCTTCTTCACCGTCAGGATCAGCCCTCGCACGGCCTTCAGCGTCTACATCAGCAACCTGGCCGTGGCGGACATCCTCATCCTCTGCACGCTGCCCTTCCGCATCCACTACCACCTCCACGGCAACAACTGGGTGTTCGGAGACTTCACCTGTCTCGTCACGGGGACCCTGTACTTCGCCAACATCTACATGAGCATCTGCTTCATGACCTGCATCTGCGTGGACCGCTACATGGCCACGGTGCATCCGCACACCTATCTGAGGATGCGGAGCCCCAAATGGTCTCTGGTGGTGAGTGTGGTGCTGTGGGGTTTCGGCGGCTTGGCTATACTGATCTTCATCCTCATGGGTCCGCTGGAGAGGAGGGACGTGTGGAGGGATGACTCCATGGTGCAGAGCTGCTTCGAGAACTTTGCCAGCAGCGAGTGGAAGGAGCGCCTGAGGACGTACAGTATAGTCAGCCTGGTTTTTGGCTCCCTGTTACCCTCCATGGTCATCCTGGTGTGCTACCCGCTGGTAGCCAACCGCATTTCACTGATCGGCACCAAAACAGCCAAGAAGGCGGTGCGGGTCATCTACACAATCCTGGCCATCACGCTTCTGTGTTTCCTGCCCAACCACGTGGTCTACCTGCTGCACCTCCTGCAGCGCCTGGAGATCATCCAGAGCTGCTCCGCCCGGGCGTTCATCTACAACGCCAGGCGGGTCACCATGGCACTCGTCATCCTCAACACGTGCCTGGACCCCATGCTCTACTACATGAGCACCAGCCACTTCAGGTGGGAGCACCTGAAAAGGACATGGCTGTGGGGGATCGTGAGCAGGAGAAGGGGCGTCTACACCATCTCGCTGACCTGA